A window from Kovacikia minuta CCNUW1 encodes these proteins:
- a CDS encoding chemotaxis protein CheW: MNSIALNSTGLVLHSERPQKVLGDAYLKFQLDSKTAAVLLMKQVQEVHILPTNRLTPIPNMPACVMGLMSRRSRVLWVIDLAQMLKIQPLNALTQQYNVVILQPGVVSIGALVHRIDGMTWLQPEQIQPPPNHFPPGLVTHLKGCVLQEKEILLVLDAEAVMRSPLLHQP; this comes from the coding sequence ATGAATTCCATCGCACTCAACTCCACAGGGCTGGTGTTACATTCTGAGCGTCCCCAAAAAGTCCTGGGAGATGCTTATCTTAAGTTTCAGTTAGACTCAAAAACTGCTGCTGTTTTGTTGATGAAACAGGTGCAAGAAGTCCACATCTTGCCGACCAATCGCCTGACTCCCATCCCCAATATGCCCGCCTGTGTGATGGGTTTAATGAGTCGCCGTAGTCGCGTATTGTGGGTGATTGATCTGGCACAGATGTTAAAAATACAACCGCTCAACGCCCTAACTCAACAATACAACGTAGTGATTTTGCAACCTGGAGTGGTGTCTATCGGTGCCCTTGTTCATCGCATTGATGGCATGACCTGGCTTCAACCAGAACAGATCCAACCTCCTCCAAATCACTTCCCTCCCGGTTTAGTCACGCATTTAAAAGGATGTGTACTGCAAGAGAAAGAAATTTTACTGGTGCTGGACGCCGAAGCAGTGATGCGATCGCCCCTGTTGCATCAGCCCTAA
- a CDS encoding response regulator — MNIVSLTSYNPPRRLHPLSLLAQITSRKTTGCLRVLNESTTWSIYLDQGELIYATSSVDPFERLDRHLRQLSRQVPTIVSAVRVQVRLMFENIPESQSNFSPDYRAICWLVEQQYLSSEQAVSLIGELAKEVIESFLLISEGNYEVIEREKFEQWIKLSQLDLRSLAEQCQSRLRQYQTTGKLPTLPGRKAESMPGNQPKLPQSPTAASNPTQSGYSPSATPGNGAKSKPGTEKLLKEKYTIVCVDDSPTVLQAIKAFLDDTSFSVVMVNDPVRALMQVIRSKPDLILMDVGMPNLDGYELCGLLRRNQAFKATPIIMVTGHTGFIDRAKAKLAGASGYLTKPFTQPELLKIVFKHLN; from the coding sequence ATGAACATCGTCTCCTTAACTAGCTATAATCCACCTCGAAGATTACATCCACTCAGCTTGTTGGCTCAAATTACCAGCCGCAAAACAACAGGATGTTTGCGTGTACTGAATGAATCAACAACCTGGTCAATTTATTTAGATCAGGGAGAGTTGATCTACGCCACAAGTTCTGTTGATCCATTTGAACGACTCGATCGCCATTTACGCCAGTTGAGCCGCCAAGTTCCTACCATTGTCAGTGCGGTACGGGTTCAGGTGCGGCTAATGTTTGAAAATATCCCAGAGAGCCAATCTAATTTCAGTCCTGACTACCGGGCAATCTGCTGGTTAGTCGAGCAGCAATACTTGAGTTCGGAACAAGCCGTTAGCTTGATTGGCGAATTAGCGAAAGAAGTGATTGAATCATTTCTGTTAATTAGTGAGGGAAATTATGAGGTAATTGAGCGGGAAAAATTTGAGCAATGGATCAAATTGAGCCAGCTCGATTTACGATCGCTGGCTGAGCAATGTCAAAGTCGGTTACGACAATACCAAACTACAGGTAAATTACCCACTTTACCGGGTAGAAAAGCTGAGTCTATGCCCGGAAATCAGCCTAAACTTCCCCAATCTCCCACAGCCGCAAGCAACCCAACCCAATCGGGTTATTCCCCCTCAGCAACACCAGGAAATGGCGCGAAAAGCAAGCCAGGGACAGAGAAGCTTTTGAAAGAAAAGTACACGATTGTGTGCGTTGATGATAGCCCAACGGTTCTACAAGCTATCAAAGCTTTTCTAGACGATACGAGTTTTTCTGTAGTGATGGTTAACGATCCTGTTAGAGCATTAATGCAGGTCATTCGGAGTAAGCCCGACCTGATTTTGATGGATGTTGGCATGCCCAATTTAGATGGATATGAACTGTGCGGATTGCTCAGAAGAAACCAGGCATTTAAGGCAACTCCAATCATTATGGTGACAGGACACACTGGATTTATCGATCGGGCAAAGGCAAAACTTGCAGGCGCATCGGGCTATTTGACGAAACCCTTTACCCAGCCAGAACTGCTGAAGATCGTGTTTAAGCATTTGAATTAA
- a CDS encoding response regulator transcription factor, which yields MNITLMATILIVEDTPSEMELISHFLRESGYIVIHAVSGREALDKAVEQKPDVIISDVVMPGMSGFELCRSLKKHPVTEKVPIILSTSKNQEIDRLWGMKQGADAYITKPFTREQLVHAVKSVIG from the coding sequence ATGAATATCACGTTAATGGCAACAATTCTAATCGTAGAAGATACACCTTCTGAGATGGAATTAATCAGCCATTTTCTCAGGGAAAGTGGTTATATCGTTATCCATGCTGTCAGCGGCAGGGAGGCTTTGGATAAAGCGGTTGAGCAAAAACCAGATGTGATCATTTCTGATGTTGTCATGCCAGGAATGAGTGGATTTGAGCTTTGTCGCAGTCTTAAGAAGCACCCCGTTACAGAGAAGGTTCCAATTATTTTATCGACTTCCAAAAACCAGGAGATCGATCGCCTTTGGGGTATGAAACAGGGCGCAGATGCTTATATCACTAAACCCTTTACACGGGAACAACTTGTGCATGCAGTCAAATCGGTTATTGGTTGA